The following coding sequences are from one Alosa alosa isolate M-15738 ecotype Scorff River chromosome 13, AALO_Geno_1.1, whole genome shotgun sequence window:
- the rbm12ba gene encoding RNA binding motif protein 12Ba, with amino-acid sequence MAIVLRLQGLTFEAEADDIREFFHGLWIPQGAVHITGGDLGEAFIIFSSEQDGQLAMRRSGNVLKGSHVTLHISSPAELKEKLVLSLKQDSTKLKDSPETQSVDSTKQSCEKVEPLSNSQPDAATLLLALCIALNNGMETKTQTTSTKEDPNSSKPLINSQTTQTSHSPSPTALSPSLSTTDSDKVEKEQLKMEASVCNPGYLRLYGLPHIITKAEIRHFLHGLCVQQVLVNVRLGERRGCLVKVASEDEVEVGLQRNGKTFRTFPVEIKKATVKQWTYATMKPKGSPQQIQTVTLSPEVHLDQKEACISTCKRPHSGDQFPKTFKKKREEYYIMVRNLQPSMNKTAIKTLLGCSHLPNSKVQHLLDKNLMRTSTAFVAFDLVEDYVSAMNLSGSRFGTLVLDVSSITREKMMSQLCSNRKIMDKPKWPHSGLSKTCVYVRNLPADVSLVQVQDIFQQFLVAKEDVTLLRDNKGNGLGEAVVLFGTEATARETLSLHRGSFLGNEILLTLITPQQRGSMLSGQSLND; translated from the coding sequence ATGGCCATCGTGCTGCGTCTGCAGGGTCTAACCTTTGAGGCTGAAGCTGACGATATTCGCGaattttttcatggtttatggATTCCCCAAGGTGCTGTCCACATCACAGGAGGGGATCTGGGAGAGGCCTTTATCATATTTTCTTCAGAACAAGATGGCCAACTTGCCATGAGAAGATCTGGAAATGTTCTGAAGGGATCACATGTGACACTGCATATCAGCAGTCCAGCAGAATTGAAGGAAAAACTGGTTTTGAGCCTAAAGCAAGATTCTACAAAACTCAAAGATTCCCCTGAAACCCAGTCAGTGGACTCTACCAAACAATCTTGTGAAAAAGTGGAACCTCTGAGCAATAGTCAGCCGGATGCCGCAACATTGCTGCTAGCCCTGTGTATTGCTCTTAATAATGGAATGGAAacgaaaacacaaacaacatccACTAAAGAGGATCCAAATAGCAGCAAACCTCTTATAAATTCGCAGACAACTCAAACCAGTCATTCACCATCACCAACAGCTCTTAGTCCATCACTATCAACAACTGATAGTGACAAAGTGGAAAAGGAACAGTTGAAAATGGAAGCATCAGTCTGTAATCCTGGTTACTTGCGTCTATATGGGCTGCCACACATTATCACTAAAGCTGAAATCAGGCATTTTCTCCATGGCCTCTGTGTTCAACAGGTGCTTGTGAATGTCCGCTTGGGGGAACGCCGTGGTTGTCTGGTTAAGGTAGCCAGCGAGGACGAGGTGGAGGTAGGGCTGCAGAGGAATGGGAAAACCTTTCGTACATTTCCTGTGGAGATCAAGAAAGCCACAGTGAAGCAGTGGACCTATGCCACAATGAAACCCAAGGGCTCCCCACAGCAGATCCAAACAGTCACTTTGTCACCAGAAGTACACCTGGATCAAAAAGAAGCATGCATTTCAACATGTAAAAGGCCTCACTCTGGAGATCAGTTCCCAAAGACTTTCAAAAAGAAGCGCGAAGAATATTACATAATGGTAAGGAACCTCCAACCCAGCATGAATAAGACGGCAATAAAAACCCTTTTGGGCTGTTCCCATCTTCCAAACAGCAAGGTCCAGCACTTGCTTGATAAAAACCTCATGCGCACCAGTACAGCTTTTGTTGCTTTTGATCTGGTGGAGGATTATGTGTCTGCCATGAACCTCAGCGGCAGTCGCTTTGGAACACTGGTTCTGGATGTGTCATCTATCACCAGGGAAAAGATGATGTCCCAGTTGTGCTCAAACAGGAAAATTATGGATAAACCAAAATGGCCGCACTCTGGCTTAAGTAAAACCTGTGTATACGTGAGAAACTTACCCGCAGATGTGTCATTGGTGCAAGTCCAGGATATTTTTCAGCAGTTTCTTGTGGCGAAGGAGGATGTAACGTTGCTAAGAGATAACAAGGGGAACGGTCTTGGTGAGGCTGTCGTGTTATTTGGTACCGAAGCCACTGCTAGGGAAACCCTTTCTCTCCACAGGGGCAGCTTTCTTGGAAACGAAATTCTGCTCACCCTCATCACCCCTCAACAGCGGGGCAGCATGTTATCAGGACAGTCGCTTAATGATTGA